The nucleotide sequence GCCCAGCGCAAGCTTGCGATCTTCATAGGCCGGGACAAAAATGTCGGCAAAATCATAGAGCGCCATGGTCCGGTCCAAGGCATCCATGGCCCACAGGTGCGCGCGTGCGCCAGCGACCCGGTCCATCCAATCGTGGACGGCTTCGGCAATCGGTGCCATCGCTTCGACTGCTTTGCCGTGGTTGCTTTGGGGGAAGTTAACAGACTTGGAATTACAGGTGCCCGCATAAAGAAACAGCTGAAAAAGCGTGTCTAACGCGGCCCAATCGGGGTTTTGCAGATCGAGTGCGGCCAATGCCCCTGCAAACTGCTTGTAGGTCGCAGACTGCCCTTGAAAGACGGTTTGCAACTCTGCAACAGTCTCTGCCTCATCGCCCCGAAACGCCATCGCCAAAGCGTCTTCGCGCTGGGCTTTCGCGTTTAGGCCAAGGGATATCTTCACATCAGCCTGAGAGGCCTGTCTGGCGAAGACATCGCGTTGGCTCGCGATTTCTGCCGTGAACTTGGACAAGTCGTTGCCAGAAAAATGGGCCAGCAATCGGTGTACGACGTCGGCTTCCGGACCCATCACAATCTCATCCACGACTTCGGCGCGCAAAATCTCGGCTGCGCGGTCTTCGATTTCGCGGAACTGGGGGCTGACCTGCGCTTCTAACGGAAAACGCCGCAGGACGCCTGCGCAGAAAGAGTGGATAGTTTGGATCTTCAAGCCGCCAGGCGTTTCGATTGCACGGGCAAAGAGGGTGCGTGCTTGGGACAACTGCGATGCAGTGATCTGACGATCAACGCCTAAGCCCTGCAACTCGGCGCGCAAATCATTGTCTGCCATCATCGCCCACCCGCCCAGACGCTGAAACAGGCGGTTCTGCATCTCTGCCGCGGCGGCCTTGGTGTAGGTCAGGCAAAGGATGTTTTGCGGCGACACGTCTTCCAGCAACAGACGCGCGACGCGGTCCGTCAACACGCGGGTCTTTCCAGACCCAGCATTCGCTGATAGCCACGTCGATGTACGCGGATCAGCGGCATCAACCTGCCGTTGGGTGGCGGCATCACGGATCATGTCAGGACCTGTGGTTCGGGATCATCACTGGTATCCCATTCCCCATAGCGCGATAGGTGATCATAGGGGCTTTGGTCGGTTTTTGAGAAAAGCGCGAGGCGGGCCGTATACCCCCGTTTGGGGTCCTGCCAATTGGTAAAAAGTGTTTCTAACTCTGCCCAAACCCGGTCTGCTGGCTGCTCCTTGAGTGGTGCCGCGACGTTCTTCATCGCGGCATTCACCCCGATAAATTCAGCACCACCGACAGGCACGGGGCCAAGGGTCTTAAACGCACCAAGCTCGACCATTGCGGCTTCAAGCAGCAGTTGTTTGTCGAACGTAAGCTGTTGGTTCTTGGTCGGCACAGCCCCGGTTTTATAGTCATAGATCAATGCCGCCCGTGTTTCCGTAAGGTCAATACGGTCGGCCTTGCAGGTCAGTAGCAAGCCTGTGGGGGCAACCAGAATTTCCCCATAAGCTTCGGTCTTGTGGTCCGCTGCAAGCGCTTGTCGCGCCTCTTCATCGGCAAGGAACTGATCGGCACTACGGTCCATCCGCGCCATCCATTGGGCCCGGATTGTCGGCCACGGGCAATGTGCTGCGAATTCTGCCGCAGCGATCCGCATCAGTGCCTCCCGATCATCAGCGCCATGTCCGGCGCGGATGAATTTCTCTAGGATACCATGCACGATGATGCCGCGCAGCGGGGCATCGGCGGTAGGTGACAGTGGATCGAGCGGATTGAGATGCAAGGTCTTGCGGGCATAAATCGCAAAAGGATCGCGGATCAGTGTTTTGATCTGAGTGACGGATAGCTTTTGGGGCCGTGCTACAACGGGCGGGCATGGCGATGGGCGCGGCGCTGGCGGCACGCGCATGTCCGGCGACGATAGTGCCGCCGCCATGGCGCTCCAATGATCGCCTTTTGCTTTCATCGCGGCCAGTGCATCCGGGCCGTTCTGTTGTGGCAAACCCGTCAGCAGATTGGTCAGCCGGTTCACCCAGCGCGACGGCACGGTTTCCGCATCGGCAGAGCGCTTCGCGCGCGTGATCCAGACCTCGCGTCCGGCGACCGCCTGTTGATAGTCATGCGCAGACAGCCCAATCCGCCGTTCGGGTAGCAGCAACCCTGCTTTTGCCCGCATAACCCGATTCAGCCAAGGATCTGGTGGCGGCGCCTCGGGCCAAACCCCATCGTTCATGCCACCCAGGATCGTCAAATCAACCCCTTGCACCCGCGCCTCAAGCGTTCCCCATATCAGGATATTGGGGTGACCTGCATCACGGTCGCGCACCACACCTTCAGCGATGACTGCACCAAAAAGGGCGGCGTAATCGCGCGGGTTCATTGTGCCATGCGGCACTGGCAGCTTGGTTCAGGTTGTCGCAGGTTTTGCGGGCTTCGCGCCCGGCGGCTTCATGCCAAAGCCCGCCCGATCCTAACGCAGAGGGGCCAGCGCAAAGCCGTTCGGCCAGCGCGATGTGCCGGTCTAGATGGTTAGTCAGCGTTTCGGGCCCAGCGTCTGCCAGTCCGGTGATTAGCGACGCCAGCCATGTAGCCCAATCGTCGCGCCCATTTCCCTTCTTAGCCCATGACAGAAGGTCATCCGCCCTTGGAAACGGTGGCCCATAGCGGCGCAAGTATAGTTCCAAGTCCCGGGTGTGGCGCAGATGCTCGCCCCGATCATCGCGTTCGGAATGGCACAGTGGATGTTTGAGCAAGGATAAGAGTGCTTCGCCGGTTAACTGTTTGCCAAAAAGATCAGCAACGTGGCGCAAGAACCGCCCGGGTGGCGACAGGGCCAGCGGTGTGCCCGCACTGTCGTCAGGTTTGATGTCCCAACGGTCAAGCGCTGCAGTCACCTGTCGCGTCAGCATCCGGTCCGGCGAAATTAACGCGGCTGATATTCCATCTTCGGCGGCCTGGCGCAGGCGCAGCGCGATGGTCTCGGCCTCGGCCCGCGGCGATGCGGCCTCGACCAGTGTCAACCCGGCGGTGGCCCTATGCAGGTCACCCAAACCTGGCCCTTCAGATAACCATTGATCTGTCACTGGCGCTGGGCGGAGCGAAAGGGATATCAGCGCATTCCGCTGCGGATGGGTTGGGGAACCAGATGACCACTGTTTAACATCGTCACGCTGAAACCCCATCAGGTTCATCAGATGGCGAAACCGAAATTGCGGGTGATCCTCTGCAGTCATGTCATCATCCATGGCATCCCAAACGGGATCAGGCAGATCAAAGTCAAAGCCGGGCAGGATGATCGCCCCCTGGGGCAGTTTTGCAACAGCCTGCATGAACAGGGCAGTCGCGCCGCGCGATCCGGTGGATCCCGCAATCAGGATGGGGTGCTCGGGTGGGTTTGTTTCCCACTTGGTCGCAAGTGCTTCGATCACCATACGTTGCCGTGCCTCTTGGTCTGGCGGTTCGTTCTGCTGATCAAAGAACGGTGTGATGATCTTAAGGAAAGCAAGCGCGCGTTCCCAATGTCCCGACTGGTCGGTGATGTCGAGGGCGGCTATTGCTTCGGGGCTAACGCCCTCGCCCTGCATCTCATCCATCAGTTTGGCCAGACTGTCAGACAGATCATAAAGTGCGGAACGCGGTGCCAGATCGGGTTCTTTTTCCAGTAGCTTGGCCACGAACTGCGATAGCTCTAACCGCCGCCGCAAAGGCGACACGGCTGGTGGCAGGGCCAGCGAAACGGGATCATTGGCAAGGTCTGTAATCAGGCGCACACGCGGCAACAGCCGCGCTGGGCCGTCGTCGAAAACAGCCCTGATCCGGCGTTGCATACGGGTGGTGTTCACATAGATTTCGACCCGCGCCAGATCAGTCGGGGTCATATGCGCGATACGCGCGATCAACCCATCAACAAGGCCTTGCGCGAAATCAACACCAAGGGGGTTGGCAAAGACCCGTGGTTTTCGGCTTGGCTCAAACATCTAGCATCGCCTCTGCCGCCGCAATGCTGGAGGGCTGCCCGACATCGCACCATTGCCCCGGATAAGTTGTACCATAGAGACCGCCGCGGCTGGCAATCAGGTTCCATGCAAGGTTCATTGAGAAAGCTGTTTCAGGGATTTCGCCCAGAACATCCGTGCGGATGATTTGAAGGCCGGTATAGATTTCTTCGGGCGCGCGGTGCAGGCGCCCATCGCCGTTGATACGAAAATCACCTTTTCCCAAATGACCATGAACATTGGGCTTTTCGATGATCAGAAGTAACGCCTCCATCTCTGGCCGCCATGATTGCAGGATGCACTGCACCGGATTTGGCCCTTTCCATACGGCGTCGGTATTCATGGTCAGCACCGGATTA is from Yoonia sp. GPGPB17 and encodes:
- a CDS encoding PD-(D/E)XK nuclease family protein: MNPRDYAALFGAVIAEGVVRDRDAGHPNILIWGTLEARVQGVDLTILGGMNDGVWPEAPPPDPWLNRVMRAKAGLLLPERRIGLSAHDYQQAVAGREVWITRAKRSADAETVPSRWVNRLTNLLTGLPQQNGPDALAAMKAKGDHWSAMAAALSSPDMRVPPAPRPSPCPPVVARPQKLSVTQIKTLIRDPFAIYARKTLHLNPLDPLSPTADAPLRGIIVHGILEKFIRAGHGADDREALMRIAAAEFAAHCPWPTIRAQWMARMDRSADQFLADEEARQALAADHKTEAYGEILVAPTGLLLTCKADRIDLTETRAALIYDYKTGAVPTKNQQLTFDKQLLLEAAMVELGAFKTLGPVPVGGAEFIGVNAAMKNVAAPLKEQPADRVWAELETLFTNWQDPKRGYTARLALFSKTDQSPYDHLSRYGEWDTSDDPEPQVLT
- a CDS encoding nucleotidyltransferase family protein is translated as MSMPILFFAAGMGTRMGALTETVPKPLIPVAGKPLIDHALEIAAAARIERQVVNLHYRGQMIKDHLRGQPIIFSDESDALLETGGGLRKALPLLDGNPVLTMNTDAVWKGPNPVQCILQSWRPEMEALLLIIEKPNVHGHLGKGDFRINGDGRLHRAPEEIYTGLQIIRTDVLGEIPETAFSMNLAWNLIASRGGLYGTTYPGQWCDVGQPSSIAAAEAMLDV